Sequence from the Candidatus Poseidoniia archaeon genome:
GAGGCCGGGTGGCTACCTGTGGGTAGGCGCTAACATCTATGATGATGCGAAATACAGGTACCAGACCTACCCGGTACCCAGGAACTTCTACGAGCAACTGAAATCCCGCCATGGAGACCAAGTAGATTTCGAGGAGCATCTGGAGCTGGAGCTCTTCGGCAACGACAAGTATGAGAAGGAACAGACCACGGTCCTGATACGGAAATTATAGAACTTTTCCGCCGTTTCTTCTGGTTTTGCCGCTAAACTATTCCGTAGCGGTCGTAGTACTTATGTCCGAAGCTGAACCATCCCCCGCGGCGGGCGCACCGCTTCAATAGCCCCCGCATTGCGCCAGCGTGGACGACCTGCAGCTGCTGTCACTGACAGTGCTCTTCGCCGGGCTGGTGACGCTGGCGCTGCCGCTGCTGGCGCGACTAGTCGAGTTTGCCACTGAGCGGCAGTCGGGTGACTGGCTGCTGCTGGGGCTGCTGCTGCTCTTTGGTGCGGCGCTGGTGGCGGCGCTCTGGGCGGTCTGGGCTGCTTCAACGCAGAGCTGGCTGCTCTGGCCGGTGGGGGGCTTCACGCTGCTCTTCCGGCTCGCGTCACCCCCCATCCTGCTGCGCGCGCTCTCGCAGCGCCTTGGCCCGCCCGCGGATGGTGTGGCCAGCACGGCGATGCTCGAGCAGTCGGTGACTGGCCTGGCGGTGGTGCTCGGCAGCTTTGCGCTGCTGGCGCCGTGGCTCGAGCCGGCGCACGGGACTGCGATGGCGGCGGCCGAGACCGGCCTCGCGACCGCCGTGGCAGTCTTCTCGTTCAGCCAGTTCTACCTGCTGCTCTTCATGGAGCGCATGCGCGAAGGGCAGGCGCACTTTGCGTGGGTCGCAGGGCTACTGCTCGGCGTCGGGTTCATGGTGCTGACGCCCGCCTACCTGCCGGGCTTCCAGGCGGCGTTCCGTACCACCTCGGCGCTGGGCTGGTTTGGTGCGGCGGCGCTGTTCCACTACGGCCGGCAGCCGGACCCGCCGCCGCTATTGCGGAAGCTGCGGTGGAACGGTTAAATCCCCTTCGTGAATGCGCTGCGCATGTCCAGTGAAACGTTGCAAACTCTCGGCATAATCCTGCTGCTGAACGCGGTCGCGTGGGGCGGCTACGTCGCGCTGCAGGACGAGCCCGACATGGTCTACCGCTACCGCGAAACCCCCGCAGCGAGCGCCAACGTCACCGTCTCGCTCGACTTCGGCGACGCCGGAGCCAATGCGACGACCTTCGCCAACGCGACCACGGTAAGCTTCGCCGGCATCGTCGTCACCAACGACACTTCGGCCTACGCGGCGACCATCGCGGCCGCACGCGCCAACGGCTTCGCGGTCGGCGTGACCATGTATTCATTCGGGCCTTACGTCCACACCCTCGACGGTGTCGCGGGCGACAGCGGCCACTACTGGGAGCTCAACCACAACGGCGCGTACTCGATGGTCGGCGCCGGCGACCTGCAGTTGCACGACGGCGACACTATCGCGTGGAAATACGTCGTCGCCGACTGGTAGTTCAGTCGAAACTGAGCGCCGCGTATTCGGCGAGCGACTCGGGGTTGGCGAGCGCATCGCGGTTCTTGACCGGCCGTCCAGTGATGGCGGCGAGCACCGCTTTCTCGACCTTCTTGCCCGAGATGGTGTAGGGGATTTCGGCGACCGGGACCACGTGGTGCGGAACGTGCCGTGGCGTCGTCGCGCTGCGGATGGCCTTGCGGATTTCCGTCGCGAGGGCGTCGCTGAAGGCGATGCCCTCCGCCAGTTTGACGCAGAGCACCACCTCGACGTCGCCCGCGACCGGCCGGCCGACGACGATGGCGTCCGCCACTTCGGGGCGGTTCTCGACCGCGCGGTAGATTTCGGCGGTGCCGATGCGCACGCCGCCCGGGTTGAGCGTCGTATCGCTGCGGCCGTAGATGATGGCGCCGCCCTCCGCGGTCATTTCGACGAAGTCGCCGTGGGTCCAGACTCCCGGGAATTCCTCGAAGTAGGCAGCGCGATATTTCGTTCCATCCGCATCGTTCCAGAAGCCGGTCGGCATCGACGGGAACGGGCGCGTGCAGACTAGCTCGCCGCACTCCCCCGTCAGGCGCTCGCCGTTCGGCGACCACGCCTGCACATCCATCCCTAGCTGCGCGCACTGTAGCTCGCCGCGCCGCACCGGGTCGAGCGGGTTGCCGCCGAGGAAGCAGCCGACGATGTCTGTCCCGCCTGAAATCGAGGCGAGCTGGAGGTCGTCGTGGACGTCCCGGTAAACCCAGTCGAACTGCTCCTCCACCAGCGGCGCGCCGGTCGAGAGCAGCATGCGGAGCTGCCGCAGGTCGGTCGCGTTGCGCGGCACCAGTCCGGCGCCGGCGCACGCTGACAGGAATTTCGGGCTGGTGCCGAAGTGGGTAGTGCCGGTGCGCTCCGCCAGCCGCCACAGCGCGCCGAGGTCAGGATGCCCCGGGCTGCCGTCGTAGAGCACGATGGTCGCCCGCGAGGCGAGCGCCGAGACCAGCCAGTTCCACATCATCCAGCCGCAGGTGGTGAACCAGAACAGCCGTTGCCCGGGCTGCAGGTCGCACTGCAGCTGCTGTTCCTTCAGGTGTTGCAGCAGCGTCCCGCCGGCGCCATGCACAATCGACTTGGGCGGGCCGGTCGTCCCCGACGAATACATAATGCAGAGCGGGTGGTCGAACTCGACCGGCACGAACTCCGGCTCCGCGGCAGCGTTGTCGAGCAGGTCGGGGTATTCGACGACCGAGCCGTGCGCCAGCTCGCCCTTCGCGCCGGAGAACGGAATGCGGATGACCTGCTCGATGCCCGGAATCTGCTCGAGCACGCCATTGACCTTCGCGTCGAGCGCGAAGCGCTTGCCGTTGTAGTGGTAGCCATCAGCGACAATCAGCAGCTGCGGCTGCACCTGCCCGAAGCGGTCCACCACGCCTTGTGCGCCGAAGTCAGGCGAGCAGGAAGTCCAGACGCCGCCCGACGCGGTTGTCGCCAGCATCAGCACCAGCGTCTCGACGCAGTTCGGGACGAACGCCGCGACCCGCGTTCCCTTGCGCAGCCCGAGCGCGCGCAGGCCGGCCTGCGCGCGCGCCACTCGCTGGCGCAGCTCGCCCCGCGTCAAACGCTCGTCGTCGCGCCCCTCGGCGCAGCCGATGACTGCCAAGCGGTCCGCGTCGCCCGCCAGCAAATTCTCCGCGTAGTTGAGGCGCGCGCCGGTAAACCAGCGCGCGCCCGGCATCGCCGGCTCGGCCAGCACCGTGTCGTAGCCGCAGCTGGCGCGCACGCCCGAAAAATCCCAGAAGTGCGCCCAGAACGCTTCCATCTGCTCAAGCGACCAGCGGTGGACGTCGGCGTAAGTTTCGAGCTTCGCCGGCGCCGACTGCATGAACTTCCAGAGGAGGCTCGCCTCACGTCGCTCCTGCGACGGCTCCCACAGCACGGGATTCACGGCGTGGCAGCGCCCGCGACTGAAAAAGCTACAGCATCCCGGCTTTCTGGATAATCATTAGCTGTTCGGTCGAGAGTTTTTCGCCGGCGAGGAACTTGCCGAACAGCTCCTCGGCGTTCGCGACGCTCTCGATGGCGCTGGCGCCAGTGCCGCCCTTACGCCGCTCGGCGACCACCTTGTCGATGGCGGAGAGCTGCCGCAGCTGCTCGATATAATCTGCGTGGACTTCGTCCGCCTGCTCCTTGGAATTGACGAAAGCGCGTTGCGCGGCGTCCGCCTTGCGGCGTGCGATGCGGTTCGCCTTGAGCGCCTCGCGCATCAGATCGTGCGCATTCTGCGCATCATCGCGGACGCGCTTCATCTCGTGCGTGAGGTCCTTGCGCTTCTTCTCGGCAGCGCGGAACAGGTCGCGCGCTGTAGCGACCTCTTCGTCGCCATCCATCATCTGGTCCTGCTCGGTAATCTGAGATTGCAGCGCGCCGATTTTCTCGACGAGCTCGCGCTCTTTCTTGATGCTCATCGAGCTGGTCATCTGCTTGATTTCCAGCTCCTGGATTTGCCGCCGTAGCTTCGGGACGGGTGGCAAGTGGGTGCCGGAGAAACGGGCGCGCTTCAGCGACAGGAACTGCTCGCGCAGCTGGTCAACCTCGTCGAGCACTTCACGCCGTTCGTCGCGCACCTGGCTCACGTCGAAGTTGAGGCCGTTGCGCAGGGTGCGCTGGTACTGCACCTGCTCCATCTGCACCTTCGCCTCATTGTTCAGCCCGTTGCGTTCTGAGGCGTGCGACTGCGATTCGAGATTCATCTCGTCGCGCTTGATGCGCAGCACTTCGGCAGCCTCGTTGATTTCCTTGCGGTGCGCCTTGAGCTCCTTCTGCGAGAGCTCGGAATAGTTAATTGCGGCTTCCGCGGTTTCCCCACCGCTGGTACCGGCTTCTTCCAGCCGCGCCAGCAGCTCAGCCTTGGTGCCGGAGACCGGGAGTTCCTGCTCGCGCAGTTTCTCCTTCAGGTCGGCGACCTTCAGGCCAGCGTATTCGCTGGGTGCAGGCGCGTTGCCTGCCGGGGCGTCGGGGGCGGGTTCCTCGGTTTCGGTCTCCATCGCTTCTCCCGGGGCAGGGCCCCGCTGGCGGGCCTAACCGAAGAGGGCACCGAGTCCTTCGACTGCTTCCTCTTCACTGACTTCTTCTTCCTCGGCTTCTGCTTCCTCTGCGGGGGCTTCCTTGCCGCCATCGTTGTCACCAGACGCGGCCGGAGCCGCTGCGGCTGCCGGAGCAGCTACTGCGGCGGTCGCCATGGCTTCCTCGATGTCCACGCCGTCAAGCGCGGCCACGAGGGCCTCGGCCCGTGCCTTGTCGGTCTTCAGGCCTGCGGCCTTGAGGACCTTGGTGACGCTCTTGGCGTCAATCTCGGCGCCCGCCGAGTTGAGCAGCATTGCCGAATAGATGTATTCCATTTTTTGTTTCCTCCTATCCGAATAGTGCTCCTAATCCTGATACGGCGTCTTCCTCGGACGCCTCGTCTTCTTCTTCCTCGTCGTCTTCCGACTCCGTTGCGGCTTCCGCCGACGCGGGTGGCGCTGCGGCGGCCGGCGCCGCAGCGCCCTGCAGCGCCTTCAGCTCATCGTCGGCACCGTCGCCGGCGTGGCCCGCGACGCCCAGCATTTGCAGGTGGGCTTCGGCGAGCAGTGCGGCGATGGTTGCTTCCGACGGCCACGCCGCGGCGTGCGCCACGGCGAGTGCGTCGCGGCGCGCCTTCGAGAGCAGCGGCACCGTCGTGGTGTCGCTGAACCAGCGCGCGTGCATCGCGAGGTTGAACGCTCCGGCGGTAGCTGATTGCAGTTGGCCGCGGAACTCGTCATAGTCAATATCCAGTACTTCGGGCGGGTAAAAGTTCTCGCCGTCATAGGCGCCGAGCAGCTCCATCCCCATCGTAATCGGGAAGATTTCCAGCTTCGCAAGAGCTCCAGCCACCTGCGCCGAGATAGTATCGCCCTCCGCGACGGCAACGTGCCGCTTGCGAATCACGATTTTCCCCTTCTCGATGGCGGCCGGGAAGCCCGCCTGCTGGAATTCGCCCACGATGGGACCTGCCGGGAACGGCGTTGGCCCTTTCTCGATGACGATATCTGCGCTGGCGGTCTCGCCGCCCTTCGCGGGCGCTTGTGTCTGCGCCTCGCTGAGCATGCGGAAAATCGTGAACGGGCTCCCCTCGCCGGTCAGCAGCGACAGCTGCTCCTTGCGGAACGCGTTGGCCAGCTTCTCCAGCCCGGGGCGCTTCGCGGCGACGGAATCGATGGCGCGGCGCAGCAGCCGGTTGCGGCTCATGCGCACGCGCACACCGCGCTCGCGCAGTGACTTGCGCATCTCCATCATCTGCCGCGCGGGGATGCCGCTGACGTCGACCAGCGCCACGACCGGCGCCGCGAGGTACTCCTCGAGCTGCGCAACCTCGTCGTGCTTCCACTGCGTGGCGACCGCCTGCATCAGACCCTCACCGCCTTGCCCATGGTGGTCTTGACCCACACCGACGCAATATTCTGGTCGCCGCGGTCGAGGTGCGACTCGACCCGCTTCAGGACCGTCTCGAGGTTCTCGGCCAGCTTTTCCTGCTCCATCGCCACGTTGCCAATCGAGACGTGGAAGGTGGGGCGGTCACGCGACCGCAGCACCACCAGGTTATGCAGTCCGTCGATGACGCGCGCGATGTCGGCGGTCGGCGGCACC
This genomic interval carries:
- a CDS encoding DUF4430 domain-containing protein, with the translated sequence MSSETLQTLGIILLLNAVAWGGYVALQDEPDMVYRYRETPAASANVTVSLDFGDAGANATTFANATTVSFAGIVVTNDTSAYAATIAAARANGFAVGVTMYSFGPYVHTLDGVAGDSGHYWELNHNGAYSMVGAGDLQLHDGDTIAWKYVVADW
- a CDS encoding acetoacetate--CoA ligase codes for the protein MNPVLWEPSQERREASLLWKFMQSAPAKLETYADVHRWSLEQMEAFWAHFWDFSGVRASCGYDTVLAEPAMPGARWFTGARLNYAENLLAGDADRLAVIGCAEGRDDERLTRGELRQRVARAQAGLRALGLRKGTRVAAFVPNCVETLVLMLATTASGGVWTSCSPDFGAQGVVDRFGQVQPQLLIVADGYHYNGKRFALDAKVNGVLEQIPGIEQVIRIPFSGAKGELAHGSVVEYPDLLDNAAAEPEFVPVEFDHPLCIMYSSGTTGPPKSIVHGAGGTLLQHLKEQQLQCDLQPGQRLFWFTTCGWMMWNWLVSALASRATIVLYDGSPGHPDLGALWRLAERTGTTHFGTSPKFLSACAGAGLVPRNATDLRQLRMLLSTGAPLVEEQFDWVYRDVHDDLQLASISGGTDIVGCFLGGNPLDPVRRGELQCAQLGMDVQAWSPNGERLTGECGELVCTRPFPSMPTGFWNDADGTKYRAAYFEEFPGVWTHGDFVEMTAEGGAIIYGRSDTTLNPGGVRIGTAEIYRAVENRPEVADAIVVGRPVAGDVEVVLCVKLAEGIAFSDALATEIRKAIRSATTPRHVPHHVVPVAEIPYTISGKKVEKAVLAAITGRPVKNRDALANPESLAEYAALSFD
- a CDS encoding SAP domain-containing protein; its protein translation is METETEEPAPDAPAGNAPAPSEYAGLKVADLKEKLREQELPVSGTKAELLARLEEAGTSGGETAEAAINYSELSQKELKAHRKEINEAAEVLRIKRDEMNLESQSHASERNGLNNEAKVQMEQVQYQRTLRNGLNFDVSQVRDERREVLDEVDQLREQFLSLKRARFSGTHLPPVPKLRRQIQELEIKQMTSSMSIKKERELVEKIGALQSQITEQDQMMDGDEEVATARDLFRAAEKKRKDLTHEMKRVRDDAQNAHDLMREALKANRIARRKADAAQRAFVNSKEQADEVHADYIEQLRQLSAIDKVVAERRKGGTGASAIESVANAEELFGKFLAGEKLSTEQLMIIQKAGML
- the rpl12p gene encoding 50S ribosomal protein P1, encoding MEYIYSAMLLNSAGAEIDAKSVTKVLKAAGLKTDKARAEALVAALDGVDIEEAMATAAVAAPAAAAAPAASGDNDGGKEAPAEEAEAEEEEVSEEEAVEGLGALFG
- the rplJ gene encoding 50S ribosomal protein L10, yielding MQAVATQWKHDEVAQLEEYLAAPVVALVDVSGIPARQMMEMRKSLRERGVRVRMSRNRLLRRAIDSVAAKRPGLEKLANAFRKEQLSLLTGEGSPFTIFRMLSEAQTQAPAKGGETASADIVIEKGPTPFPAGPIVGEFQQAGFPAAIEKGKIVIRKRHVAVAEGDTISAQVAGALAKLEIFPITMGMELLGAYDGENFYPPEVLDIDYDEFRGQLQSATAGAFNLAMHARWFSDTTTVPLLSKARRDALAVAHAAAWPSEATIAALLAEAHLQMLGVAGHAGDGADDELKALQGAAAPAAAAPPASAEAATESEDDEEEEDEASEEDAVSGLGALFG